A section of the Arcobacter roscoffensis genome encodes:
- a CDS encoding response regulator transcription factor, with translation MEDKVILIVEDEEDILELLEYTLQKDGFETIGFLNVDKNLEKIFDEEKVDLILMDRNLPGCEGTTFINDIRKKGYTTPVIYVTAKDKDEDILEGFESHADDYITKPFNVKELVARIKAVIKRSTKDIAILKIRDIVYKSSNKKFFIDDEELELTHLEHDLLLEFMKNKDILMTREHLLNSVWEDSLDKKMKTVNVAVKRLKAKIDPDGEKNYIKSIRGEGYIFC, from the coding sequence ATGGAAGATAAAGTAATTTTAATCGTAGAAGATGAAGAGGATATACTAGAACTTTTAGAGTATACACTTCAAAAAGATGGTTTTGAAACTATTGGTTTTTTAAATGTTGACAAAAACCTTGAAAAGATTTTTGATGAAGAAAAAGTTGATTTAATCCTAATGGATAGAAACCTTCCAGGTTGCGAGGGGACTACATTTATTAATGATATTAGAAAAAAAGGTTATACAACGCCTGTTATTTATGTAACTGCTAAAGATAAGGATGAAGATATTCTTGAAGGTTTTGAATCACATGCTGATGATTATATAACAAAACCTTTTAATGTAAAGGAGCTTGTAGCTAGAATAAAAGCTGTCATTAAAAGATCAACAAAAGATATTGCCATTCTAAAAATAAGAGATATAGTTTACAAATCTTCAAATAAAAAGTTTTTTATTGATGATGAAGAGTTAGAACTAACTCATTTAGAGCATGATTTACTTTTAGAGTTTATGAAAAACAAAGATATTTTGATGACAAGAGAACATTTACTAAATTCTGTTTGGGAAGACTCACTTGATAAGAAAATGAAAACTGTAAATGTTGCAGTAAAAAGACTAAAAGCTAAAATTGACCCTGATGGAGAGAAAAATTATATCAAGTCAATTAGAGGGGAAGGTTACATTTTTTGTTAA
- a CDS encoding phosphate-starvation-inducible PsiE family protein, whose protein sequence is MKKAILKIKAYFSSNFEVLAATIIFVAIFATGLDFYKAIILMLEFIVVMEVVKMISDFIKKHKLRLRFVIDIFIIFLIRDVIILSTNVNKDYFDISFLLIVIFVFFIFRILAIKFSPGEIKKEK, encoded by the coding sequence ATGAAAAAAGCAATATTAAAAATAAAAGCGTACTTTAGTTCAAACTTTGAAGTGCTTGCTGCTACTATAATCTTTGTGGCTATTTTTGCCACAGGATTAGACTTTTATAAGGCTATTATCTTAATGCTTGAGTTCATTGTAGTAATGGAAGTTGTTAAGATGATTTCTGACTTTATTAAAAAACATAAACTAAGACTTAGATTTGTTATTGATATTTTTATCATTTTTTTAATTCGTGATGTTATAATACTATCAACAAATGTCAATAAAGATTATTTTGACATAAGCTTTTTACTTATAGTAATTTTTGTGTTTTTTATCTTTAGAATTTTAGCAATAAAATTCTCTCCTGGTGAAATAAAAAAAGAGAAGTAA
- a CDS encoding phosphate signaling complex PhoU family protein produces the protein MLRTYEEKKVKIQDEILEIGNSVVEALELTLTGLKDEDLSKLKEIDLSVKKISNKSNEIDNLIVTTLALYSPEAKDLRELVSYLKITNELVRAGANTKAFAKIFRKAFSDDLNTKTILEYAIPLQKSATLALQTSMSMLKETNSKHIEEKYQRVIVEESKTDDLYSMIEKNILKLISKNLELSKEYFDVLSALRKLAKTADRAASIANLLLFAEMGGDIEQSK, from the coding sequence ATGTTAAGAACATATGAAGAGAAAAAAGTAAAAATCCAAGATGAGATTTTAGAGATTGGAAATAGTGTTGTTGAAGCCTTAGAGTTAACACTTACAGGTTTAAAAGATGAGGACTTATCAAAGTTAAAAGAGATTGATTTATCAGTAAAAAAGATTTCTAATAAATCAAATGAAATTGATAACTTAATTGTTACAACTTTAGCTTTATATTCACCAGAAGCAAAAGATTTAAGAGAATTAGTTTCTTATTTAAAAATCACAAATGAATTAGTAAGAGCAGGTGCAAATACAAAAGCCTTTGCAAAAATTTTTAGAAAAGCATTTAGTGATGATTTAAATACTAAAACAATTTTAGAGTATGCAATTCCTTTACAAAAATCAGCAACTTTAGCCCTTCAAACTTCAATGAGTATGCTAAAAGAAACGAACTCAAAACATATAGAAGAGAAATATCAAAGAGTTATTGTTGAAGAGAGTAAAACAGATGATTTATATTCAATGATTGAAAAAAATATTCTAAAACTTATCTCTAAAAACTTAGAATTATCAAAAGAGTATTTTGATGTTTTAAGTGCATTAAGAAAGCTTGCAAAAACAGCAGATAGAGCTGCATCTATTGCTAATCTTTTATTATTTGCTGAAATGGGAGGAGATATAGAGCAATCTAAATAA